CGGCTCGTTGGTCAGGTCGCCGATCTTGCGGCCAGTCCATTCGCCGTAGTCGACCTCGGCGAGCCGGTCATCGATGAGCGGCTCCAGACACAGCGCATCAGCCAGCGGTTCGACGGTGCTGCGGCACCGCAGCATCGGAGATGACACCACCGCCCGGACCGCCAAGTCACCGAGCCGGTCGATCAGGGCCGCCGCCTGCTCTCGCCCCTTGTCGTCAAGGTCGACGCCCTCGGACCGCCCGGCCAGGATGCCGGCTGTGTTCGAGGTGGAACGACCGTGGCGCACCAGGATGACGGTCATGTCGCGGCCACCGTCCCGGTTGCCAGCAACACAAGCACTGCCGCGCCGGCCAAGACCCGATAACCCACGAACCAATACATGTTGTGCCGCAACAGGAAATGCAGGAACCACGCCACCGCGGAAAGGCCGACCACGAACGCGATCAGGGTGGCCACCAGCAGCTGCGGCCCGGTGGCGCTCATCCCTTCGGTCACCGGGTGGAAGGCGTCCGGTAACGAGAACAGCCCGGAGGCGAACACCGCGGGGATGGCCAGCAGAAAGCCGAATCGGGCGGCCAACTCGCGATCGAGCCCCAAAAACAGGCCCGCACTGATGGTCGACCCGGACCGCGAGACGCCGGGGACCAACGCCAGGGTTTGCGCGATGCCGACCACCACGGCATCGCGCCAGTTCAGCTGCTCCACGTGACGGCGCTGGCGACCCAGGTATTCGGCGAGCGCGATCACCCCCGAGAACACCACCATGGCTGTCGCCACCACCCACAGGTTGCGCACCCCCGAGCGGATCTCGTCTTTGAAGAACAATCCCAGGATGCAGATCGGGATGGTCCCGATGATGACGTACCAGCCCAGGCGATAGTCGGCGTTGCGATGCGACTTCACCACCAGACCGTCTACCCAGGCCCGCAGAATCCGCACGATATCGCGCGCGAAGTACACCAGGACGGCGGCTTCGGTGCCCAACTGGGTGACCGCGGTGAACGAGGCGCCGGCGTCGTCGCTGAAGAAGATCCGCGACATGATCGCCAGATGCCCCGAGGAAGACACCGGCAGGAACTCGGTCAAACCCTGCACCACCGCCAATGAAATGACTTGCCACCAGGACATCGCCGCAACCGCAGACACGACGACGACCGTACCCGGTACGGCACACGGGTATCGGGTGCGACTAGCGCGAAACGGGCGCGGCTTGGGCGACGGAGTCACGCACCGCGGCGGCCAGGCTGCGCTCGTCGGTGACATCGATGTCGACCAGACTGCGGACCGACCGCGCGACGACGTCTTCGGCCTGCGGGACCGGCGCGGTCAGGCGCGGCCGGTAGATTTCGACGACAAGTGACCGGTGTTCGATGTGGAAGGAAAAACTACGTCCGTCGCCGACCTGTCCATAGCCGCTGGCGAAGATGCCCGTCGACATGTCTTCGATAGCAAACTGTTTGTTCGCGACATGCCGGTCAGCGGTGACGGTCATGCCGCGACAATACCTCTCCAGTACCACTTTTCGTGGGCAACATGGCGAGATCGGACGCGACTTGGATAGTCGAAATTCCTTGAGTTGTGGGACCCATGCTCGACGTTCGGAGGACGGATAGTTGCTGACAGCTACTAAGCAAGCAGCTCAACGCCGCCTTTGGGCCGCTGCCGCTTTGCTGACATTGGTGACGGCTTGTTCGTCGAATCCGCTGCAAACCGCGCCGCCCACGATTCAGCCTGCGCAGCCTGCCGTGTCTCCGCCGGTTTCCCAGGCCCCGGCGGGGGTGGTTCGGCCGTTCAGCGGCCATCCGCAGACGGCGCTGTACGACAACGGCGCGCGTCGGCTGGCGGTTCTTACCGCGGGCGCCGATCAGTCAGCGCCATCGGGCATCACCGTGTTCGACGATGCGCAGACTCCGCCCCAGGCGATCACGCTGCCCGGGCCCGCGACGGCGTTGACCTGCGACGGCCACGGCATCGCCTACCTGGCCACCCGGGGGGGGTACTTCGTGGTCGACCTGTCCGCCGGCCGCATCACGCAGGTCAGCGTCGCCGACGCCGCGGGCACCGAGTTCACCGCGATCGCGCGGCGCGCCGACGGCAAGCTGGTGCTGGGCAGCGCCGACGGCGCCGTCTACATCCTGGCCTCCGACGTGTCCACAGGCGTCGCCGCCGTAGCCAACCGCATCAAGATCTTTGCTCGCGTCGATTCCCTTGTGACACAGGGAAATACCGCTGTTGTTTTGGATCGCGGGCAGACGTCGGTGACGACGGTCGGGGCCGACGGCCGCGCCCGGCAGGCGCTGCGCGCCGGAGAGGGCGCCACTACGCTGGCCGCCGATCCGCTGGGCCGGGTACTGGTCGCCGACACTCGCGGCGGCCAACTGCTGGTGTACGGGGTCGATCCGCTGATCCTGCGCCAGGCCTACCCCGTGCCGCAGGCCCCGTATGGGCTGGTCGGCTCCCGCGAGTTGGCCTGGGTATCCCAAACCGCATCCAACGTCGTCATTGGTTACGATCTGTCCACCGGAATACCCGTGGAAAAGGTGCGTTACCCAACCGTGCAGCAACCCAACTCGCTGGCCTTCGACGACGCGTCGGGCACCTTGTACGTGGTGTCGGGGTCGGGTGGCGGGGTCCAGGTCATCGAGCATGCGGCGGGTATTGCGTGAAGGGCTGGCCCGCGCCGAGGTGGAGCCGGTTGCCCGCGGGCTGGGATACCGACATGTCGGACGAATATGAGTGGGCGCCGCTGCGCCTGCCGCCGGAAGTGACCAGGCTCAGCGCGTCCACCCGGTTGTCCATCGAGGCCGAGTACCGCGGCTGGGAGCTGACGCGGGTGCGGCTCTACACCGACGGCAGCAGGCGGGTGTTGTTGCGCCGCAAGAAGTCTCGTCTGGAAGAAGCGTCGTCCGACCAGCCGGAACCGTGACGGTCGGTGAGCGGCGCCAGGGCTGGATGTACGGCCTGGTGCGGCGGCTGTTGTTCCTCCTGCCGCCCGAGCGTGCCCACACATTCGTCTTCGCCGTGCTGCGTGCGGTCACCGCCGTTGCGCCGGCGCGCCGGATGCTGAGCCGATGGCTGGGGCCGACGGATCCGGTGCTGGCGAGCACGGTGTTCGGGGTGCGCTTTCCCGGGCCGCTGGGGTTGGCCGCGGGGTTCGACAAGGACGGCACCGGGCTGGACGCCTGGGGTGCGTTGGGATTCGGCTATGCCGAGGTCGGCACCGTCACCGCGCATCCGCAGCCCGGGAACCCGCCCCCGCGGATGTTCCGGCTGCCCGCCGACCGCGCCCTGCTCAACCGGATGGGGTTCAACAACCACGGTGCCGGGGCGCTCGCGATCCGGCTCACCGGGCACCGACCCCGGGTCCCGATCGGGGTCAACATCGGCAAGAGCAAAACGACGCCGGCCGGCGACGCGGTCGAGGATTACCGGGCCAGTGCCCGGCTGGTCGGCCCGCTGGCCGCCTACCTGGTGGTCAACGTCAGTTCGCCGAATACGCCCGGGCTGCGGGACTTGCAGGCGGTGGCGTCGCTGCGGCCCATCCTGGCCGCCGTGCTGGCCGAAACCTCGACCCCGGTGCTGGTCAAGATCGCGCCGGATCTCTCCGACTCCGACATCGACGACATCGCCGACCTCGCGGTCGAGTTGGGTCTTGCCGGGATCGTCGCGACCAACACCACGGTCTCGCGAGACGGCCTGGCGACCCCCGGGGTCGACGAGCTGGGTGCCGGCGGCATTTCCGGACCGCCGGTGGCAGGCCGCGCTGTCGAGGTGTTGCGGCGGCTTCAACACCGGGTCGGTGATCGCCTGGTGTTGATCAGCGTGGGCGGTATCGAGACCGTCGACGACGCATGGGAACGCATCACTGCCGGCGCGACACTGCTGCAGGGCTATACCGGGTTCATCTACGGCGGCGGCTTGTGGGCCAAGCACATTCACGACGGCATCGCCCGCCGGCTGCATGATGGCGGGTTTGCCTCGCTGGCTGACGCCGTGGGCTCGGCTGCTCGGAACGCCGGGAAACCGCCCGGTTAGGCCCGGTAGCCCGAGCGCTGCAAACAGCGATGGCCCGGCCACCCGCCAGTGGTGATCAGAAGGGTGATCCGGCGGGAGCACCGGCGCCGCCGGTGCCGGCGGAGCCGCCACCGCCACCCGCGCCGCCCGTGGAACCCAGCGGCGCCGCGCCCGCGCTTCCGCCGCCGCCACTGGTGCCGACGCTTCCGAACCCGCCACCGCCGTCACCGCCGGTGCCACCATTGCCGCCGGTGCCGCCGGTGCCGCCGGTACCGCCGACGCCGAACACTGCATTGCCGCCGACGCCGCCGATGCCGCCGATAGCCGCGTCGCCGCCTTTGCCGCCGGCGCCCGCGCTGTTCTTGGTGCCGTTTCCGAACCCGCCGTGGCCGCCGGTGCCGCCACTGCCGCCCGTCCCACCGGTGCCGCCGGTGCCGGCGTTGCCGATGCCGTTGGAGGCGCCGGCACCGCCGACCCCGCCGGCGCCCGCGGTGCCGCCGGCACCGCCACTACCGCCGGTGCCGCTGACGCTGCCGGAGCCGCCGGTGCCGCCGGTGCCGCCGGCCCCGCCTTGCCCGCCGATGCCGCCGGTGCCGCCGCCGTCTCCGCCGACCCCTCCGGTTCCGGCGGCTCCGCCGCTGCCGCCCCGACCACCGGCTGCTCCGTTAGCGGTGCTGCTGCTGGTGTTGTTGCCGCCGGGCCCCCCGGTGCCGCCCTGGCCACCGGCGCCCCCGGTGCCGCCTTGGCCGCCGCCGATGCCGCCGATGATGCCCGCGCCGCCGTCACCGCCCTGACCGCCCCGGCCGCCGGCGGCGCCCTGGCCACCGGCGGTCGGCGAGGGGCTGGACGTGCCGGCCTGGCCAACGCCGCCGTTGCCGCCCGCCCCGCCGGTTCCGCCTTTGCCGCCGGTGCCGACCGCGCCGGCGGCGCCGCCGTCGGTTCCGGAACCGGCAGCTCCGGCGACGCCACCCGTGCCGCCCTTGCCGCCGTCGGCGCCGGCGGCGTTGATCCCCGTTCCGGTGTTGTTGCCGCCTGCCCCGCCGGTGCCGCCTTGGCCGCCGATGCCGCCCTGGCCTCCTTGACCGCCGCCGACTCCCCCGATGCCCGCACCGCCGTCACCGCCCTGGCCGCCGGCGCCGCCACGGCCGCCCTGACCGCCGGCGGTCGGGGTGGTTCCGGAGCTGCCGGCTTGGCCGATGCCCCCGTTACCGCCGGTGCCGCCGGCGCCGCCTTTGCCGCCGGTGCCGATCGCCCCGGCCGCCCCGCCATCGGTTCCGGAGCCGGCAGCTCCGGCGGCTCCGCCGGTGCCGCCTTTGCCGCCGTTGGCACCCGCTGCGTCGATCCCGGTACCGGTGTTCGTGCCGCCGGCGCCACCGGTGCCGCCGGTGCCACCGACCCCGCCCTGGCCCCCTTTACCACCGCCGACGCCACCGATACCCGCACCGCCGGCACCGCCTTGGCCGCCGGCGCCGCCGCCACCGCCCTGGCCACCCGCGGTCGGAACGCTGCCGGACGTGCCGGCTTGACCGGTGCCGCCGCTGCCGCCGGCGCCGCCGGTGCCGCCCTTGCCGCCGGTGCCGATCGCCCCGTTCGCGCCGTTACCGCTCCCAGCGCCGCCGGCGCCCGCGGCGCCGCCTGCACCGCCTTGACCACCGTCGGCCCCGTAGCCACCGCTGGCTCCGGTGTTCGTGCCGCCGGTGCCGCCGGCGCCGCCTTGGCCGCCGACGCCACCTTGACCACCTTGGCCGCCCAAGACGTTGCCGGGAGCCGCACCGCCGTCGCCGCCCTGGCCGCCGGCGCCGCCCCTGCCGCCCGTCTCGCCGGCGGTCGGAACACTGCCCGATGTGCCGGCTTGACCAGTGCCGCCGTTGCCGCCGGTGCCGCCGGTGCCGCCCTTGCCGCCGACACCGTCCGCACCGTTCAGACCAGCGTCGGTCCCCGAGCCACCGCTGCCGGAGAGGCCTCCGGTTCCGCCCTTGCCGCCGTCGGCGCCGTCACCGCCGCTGGTCCCGGTGTTGGCGCCGCCGGCGCCACCGACGCCCCCTTGGCCGCCGGCGCCGCCCTGGGCACCTTGGCCGCCGCCGACCCCGCCGATGCCCGCACCGCCGTCACCGCCTTTGCCGCCTTTGCCGCCGGTACCGCCCTGGCCACCGGCGGTAGGCGAAGCGCCGGAGGTGCCGGCCTGGCCAACACCGCCGTTGCCGCCCGCCCCGCCCGCTCCGCCGTTGCCGCCGGCACCGTTCGCGCCCGTGGCGCCGCCATCGGTGGCAGAGCCGCCCGCGCCGGCGGCCCCGCCGAAGCCGCCCTGGCCGCCGTTGGCGCCGTTGCCGCCGCTGGTTCCGGTGTTGGTGCCGCCGGCACCGCCGACGCCCCCTTGGCCGCCGGCGCCGCCCCGACCACCATCACCACCACCGACACCACCGATACCTGCACCGCCGGTACCGCCCTGACCACCGGCGCCGCCTTGGCCACCCGGACTGCCGTCGGTAGGCGAAGCGCCGGAGGTGCCGGCTTGACCGGCGCTACCCTTGCCGCCAGCGCCCCCATCCCCGCCGTCCCCGGCGGTGCCGTTCGCGCCGGCCGCGCCGCCGTCGGTGCCGGCGCCGCCGGCACCCGCGGCGCCACCGGTACCACCTTGACCGCCCGCACCGCCGGTGCCGCTGCTGGTTCCGGTGTTGTTGCCGCCGGCGCCGCCGGCGCCACCGTGTCCACCGACGCCGCCCTGCCCGCCTTGGCCACCGCCGACTCCGCCCACGCCCGCGCCCCCGGCACCGCCTTGTCCACCGGCGCCGCCCGCCGCGCCCCAGCCACCCTCGAAGGGCGACGCGCTGGCTCTGGCTGCCTTGCCGGCGCCGCCATCACCGCCGGTGCCGCCGGTGCCACCGGTGCCCGCGGCGCCCGCCGCGCCACCGGTGCCGCCCGTCCCCGCGGCACCCCCGGCGCCGCCTTGGCCTCCAGTACCTCCGGCACCGCCGTCGGTCGCGTTGTAACCACCGTCGTCGTTGTAGCCGGCGCCTCCGGTGCCGCCGCGACCGCCCTGACCGCCGTGTCCGCCGCTGCCATTGGTCGCTCCGGCGACGGCGCTGCCGCCGTCGCCGCCCTGGCCGCCGGCCCCGCCTTGACCGCCTAGGCCGCCGGTGTTGGCGACGTTGGGCCGCACACCATTGGCCCCGTTGCCGCCTTGGCCACCCTGTCCGCCCTGCCCGCCGTCGCCGGCGGCGTGACCAATGATGGTGGTGGCCCCTCCCTGGCCCCCTTGGCCGCCGGCACCGCCTTGGCCGCCCTGGCCGACATTCTGTCCCGGGAAGCCGCCGGTGCCCGTCGTGCCGCCGGCACCGCCTTGTCCCCCTGTCCCGCCGGTGCCGCCGGTGCCTGCGTTGTTGGCGCCGTCGTCGTTGTAGCCCGACCCGCCGGTGCCGCCGGCGCCGCCGTCACCGCCCCGGCCGCCGGCGCCGTTGTTGGCGCCGTTGGCGGCGTTACCGCCCTGGCCGCCTTGGCCGCCCTGGCCGCCCTGGCCGCCGGCGTGGCCGATGCCCGACGCCGGACCGAGCGCGCCCTGGCCACCTTGGCCTCCTTGACCGCCCTGGCCCCCTTGACCGGCGGTGTCGCCGAAGGTGGTGCTGACGCCGCCCTGACCACCCCGGCCGCCGTCGCCGCCGGCACCGGCCGCGCCGGCGCTCCCGCCAGCGCCACCCGTGCCGACCGCACCGCCGGTCCCGCCCGTGCCACCGGTACCGCCCGTCCCGCCGGCGGTGGCGCTGTTGGTTCCGTCGTCGGCGTAACCGGTGCCGCCCTGGCCCCCGCGGCCGCCGTCGCCACCGGCTCCGCCGGAGCCGTTGATGCCTCCGTTACCCGCGCCGCCCTGGCCGCCGGCACCACCGGTGCCGCCCTGACCGCCGGCGGAGCCGGTGTCGGACCGTGTCGCGGCGGTTGCGCCGGTGCCGCCGGCCCCGCCGGTACCACCGGCGCCGCCCTGCCCGCCGGTGCCGGCCACGCCGGCCGCCCCGCCGTCGGTTCCCGAACCGGCTGCCCCGGCCGCGCCACCGATGCCGCCCTGGCCGCCATCAGCCCCGCTGCCGCCGCTGTTGCCGGTATTGGCGCCGCCGGTGCCGCCGACGCCGCCCTGCCCGCCAACGCCGCCCTGACCGCCGGCCCCGCCCCCGACCCCGCCGATACCGGCGCCGCCGGCGCCGCCTTGGCCACCGTCGCCGCCTTGGCTGCCCTGGCCACCGGCGGTCGGCGAGACGCCGGAGGTGCCGGCTAGGCCGCTGGCCCCGCTCCCACCGGTGCCGCCGATGCCGCCTTGTCCACCGACGCCAATCGCGCCGGCCGCCCCGCCATCGGTCCCGGAGCCACCGGCCCCGGCGGCACCGCCGGTACCGCCCTGTCCACCCGCGGCGCCGCTGCCGGCGCCGCTTCCGGTGTTGGCGCCGCCGCTGCCGCCGTAACCGCCCTGCCCGCCAACGCCGCCCTGCCCACCGGCGCCGCCGCCGGCCCCGCCAACGCCCGCACCGCCGGCGCCGCCGGCACCGCCATCGCCACCTTGACCACCCTGCAGGCCCGCGGTGGGCGCGCTCGGGTCACTGGTGCCGGCTTGGCCGGCGCCTCCGGTGCCGCCGGTGCCACCCTGGCCACCGACACCGCCTCGGCCCGCGCTGCCCGCGTTGCCGCCAAATCCTCCGGCCGCGCCACCGGCGCCGGCCGCCCCGCCGGTACCCCCGGTGCCGCCCTGCCCGCCTTGGGCGCCCAGGGTCACGGGGTTGCCGCCCGTCCCGCCGATGCCGCCGGCACCGCCGGAACCGCCGTGGCCACCGTCGCCGGCGAGTCCGATGATCGCGCGACCCCCGGCTCCGCCCGCACCGGCGGCACCACCGGTGGCGCCCATGCCGCCCTGCTGACCCGCGAGAGCCGCCTCGCCCGCGCCACCGGCGCCGCCATCGCCGCCGGCACCGCCATGGCCGCCGAAGCCGAACACACCACCGTTTCCACCGGTGCCGCCGGCACCCCCCGCGCCACCGGACACCCCGGCCGCACCGCCCGCACCGTCGCCCCCGGCACCACCGGCACCGCCGAGACCGATCAACGCCGCGTTCCCCCCATCGCCGCCGGCGCCACCAGCCACGCCGCCAGCCCCACCGGCGCCGCCCGACCCGCCGGAACCGAACACCACGCCGCCGCGACCCCCGGTACCGCCGTGGCCGCCGTACCCGCCGGCGTCGCTCCCGCCGGCGCCGCCTTGGCCGCCGTTTCCGACCAGCGGGGCGTAGCCGCCGTGGCCGCCGTAACCGCCGCCCGCACCGCCGAGTCCGCCGGCACCGCCCGAACCGACCAACCACCCGCCACGACCGCCCGTCCCGCCGGCCCCGCCGACCCCGCCGGCACCGCCCGCGCCGCCGTGGCCGATCAGCCCGGCCGACCCGCCGGCGCCCCCCGCCGCTCCGGGAGCGCTGCTATTGCCGCCATTTCCGCCGTCGCCGTACAAGATCCCGCCCGCCTGGCCCGGCTGCCCCACCGGCCCACTGGCCCCATCGGCGCCGTTACCGACCAACGGGCGCCCCACCAACGCCTCGGTGGGCGCATTGATCACGGTGAGCAGACCCTGCCCCGCGGTTTGCAAAGGCGACACATTAGCGGCTTCGGCACCGGCATAGGCATCCGCACTCGACCTAAGGGTCCGCACGAACTGGTCGTGATACGCCGTCATGCGAGCGCTCAGACTCTGATAGGCCTGGCCATGACTGGAAAACAGCGACGCCACCGCCGCCGAGACCTCATCGGCACCCGGGGCCGACACCGCGATCGTCGGAGTCGCTGCCGCCGCATTTGCTGAACGCAGCGCCGAACCGATCCGTACGACATCAGCCGCTGCCGCGGCCACTACCTCCGGGCTAGCCACCACGAACGACATCACGTCGATCCCCTTTGTCCGAGCGCCTTTGGCTACCGAGCCAGTACTCCACCCATCACCATCGCCCCATTCAGGCCGCAGTGCCCTCGGCCAAAAGGCGGATTCGAGGGTTGAAAATTTCTCCCCCTATTGGGGGAGGACAACGCAGCCGTCGACTCCCGGCGGGAGTTCCGACGAGACCACGCCGGGCATCGAAACATGATGTGGCGCTGTATGTTTCATGAACATGACGTATCCGGACCCGGCTCCGCGGTCAACACCGCCCCGGGAGGGAATCGAGCTGGAGGCCGGTTGCGGATTGCTCGAATTTCACTATGAATTGCGGTGATACCGCCTGGCGTCGCTGAGCAATCTCGGCCGAGACACCACCGGCCCGCAGAGATACCGGCGGACCGCCCGCCGGTGCGGCACCGCCATCTGCTTCGGCTTAGGGAGATGTGATGGATTTCGCGGGGTTGCCGCCGGAGCACAATTCGGCGCGGATGTTTGCCGGCGCGGGGTCGGCGCCGATGCTGGCGACGGCGGCGGCCTGGCAGGGGTTAGCCGCCGAGCTGAGCTCGTCCGCAGTCGCGTTCGCATCGCTGACCTCCGGGCTGGCCGGTTCGTCGTGGCAGGGCCCGGCCTCGGCGGCGATGGCCGACGCGGCCGCAACCTATGTGGGCTGGTTGAACGCGGTGACAGTGCAGGCCGAGCAGGCAGCCGCCCAAGCCCGGTTAGCGGCAGCCGCGTTCGAGGCTGCGCGAGCGGCAACGGTGCATCCGGCGATCATCTCGCTCAACAGGGCCCGGCTGCTACGGCTGGTGGCCTGGAACGTGTTGGGCCACAACGCCCCGGCGATCGCCGCTGTCGAGGCCGAGTATGAGCAGATGTGGGCCCAGGATGTGGCCGCAATGTTCGGCTACCACGCCGAGGCGTCGGCGGTCGCCGCGGTGTTGACCCCATTCCCCCCGACACTGCAGGCGCTGGCGGGCCTGCCCGGACCAGGGTCCGGTGCGGGGTTAGCCGGTACGAGCTCGGCCAACCCCGCCCAGACCGTCGTCGACCCGCTCGGTAGGGCAGGCTTGAACCTGGGATTCGCCAATGTGGGCAGCGGAAACGTCGGCAATGGCAACATCGGCAGCTTCAATATCGGTTCTGCGAACATCGGCAGCACCAATATCGGCAGCGGAAATGTCGGCAACACGAACCTCGGGTTCGGCAACACCGGCCCCTCGCTGACCGCGGCCAGCCGCAACATCGGGTGGGGCAATACGGGCAGCACCAACATCGGCTTCGGCAACACGGGTAACGAAAACATCGGCTTCGGCAACACCGGTGACGGAAACATCGGTATCGGGCTGACCGGCGACGGCGGGACCGGTCTCGGCGGCCTGAACTCGGGCACCGGCAATGTCGGCCTGTTCAACTCGGGCACCGGAAACGTCGGCATAGGGAACTCGGGAACCGGAAACTGGGGCGTTGGCAACTCGGGCAACAGCTACAACACCGGCATCGGCAACTCGGGTGAAGCAAACACCGGCTTGTTCAACTCGGGTGTGGCCAATACCGGTATCGCGAACGCGGGCAACTACAACACGGGTAGCTACAACCCGGGCAGCACCAACACGGGCGCCTTCAACGGCGGCAGCTACAACACCGGCTTGCTGAACAGGGGCGACTACAACACCGGCGTAGCAAATACCGGCAACGTCGACACCGGCGCATTGATCTCGGGTAATTACAGCAACGGCCTGTTGTGGCGAGGAGATTATCAGGGCCTGATGGCTCCGGGTTTCGGCAACTCCACCGACATGCCGTCGTCGGGTTTTTTCAACATCGGGTCCGGTAGTGCATCGGGTTTCGCCAATTCCGGTGTCAACAATTCGGGCTTCTTCAACGCATCGGACGTCGGAATCTCGGGCTACCACAACGCCGGCGCGCTGGAATCGGGCCTGGTGAACTCGGGCAACACTGTCTCGGGCGCGTTCAACGAAAGCCTGTTGAATGTCGCCGTGCCGGCCGTTGTCTCCGGTGTCCTCAACACCGGCAGTGACCTGTCGGGCTTGCGCGGCGGCCCGTCGTCGCTGAACCTCGGCTTCGCCAACCACGGGGGCGCCAACATCGGCAACGCCAACATCGGCGACTCCAACTTCGGCAGCGGCAACGTCGGCAACAGCAATATCGGCCGGGGAAATATCGGCAACACCAACCTCGGCGGCGGCAACATCGGCAGCACCAACATCGGCAGCGGCAACATTGGCGACGGCAACCTCGGCTTCGCAAGCATCGGTATCGACAACTTCGGCTCCGGAAATCTGGGCGACTACAACATCGGCCCGGGAAACGTCGGCACCCACAATCGGGGCTTCTGGAACGCCGGCAACTCCAATGTTGGCTTCGCCAACACCGGCGACTTCAACGTCGGTTTTGCCAACACCGGAAACAACAACATCGGCATCGGGCTGTCCGGCAACGGCGAAGTCGGGTTCGGTGCACTGAACTCGGGCGGCGGCAACCTTGGCTTGTTCAACTCCGGCACCGGTAACGTCGGCTTGTTGAACTCCGGCACCGGCAACATCGGCATCGGAAACTCGGGCACCGGAAACTGGGGCATCGGGAACACCGGCACCGGAAATACCGGAATCGACAACACCGGCACCTTCAACACCGGCGTCGCCAACGCGGGCAGCACCAACACGGGTCTGAGCAACGCGGGCAGCTATAACACCGGCTTCGTCAACGCGGGCAGCACCAATACCGGCAGCTATAACACCGGCCAGCACAATACGGGCGGATTCAACCCTGGCAATTTCGACACGGGGTACTTCAACCCGGGAAATGTCGACACCGGCGCATTCAACACCGGAAACTACAGTAACGGCTTATTCGTGACCGGCGACAACCAGGGCCAGATCAGCGCCCATCTGGCCATCGATATTCCCACCGTCCCCATCGACGTCGAGTCCGCCAATCCCATCAATCAAACAATGGTGGTCGGCGGTCAGGAATACACCATCCCGGGCTACACCTATCCCAAGACATACTTCCTCGACGGCGACTTCTATCTGGGACCGGTCACCATCTCGTCATCGACGGTCACCGGTCCCACGGTGACCATCGACATCGGCGGCCCGGCTACATCCATCGATGCCACGGTCATCGGCGCCTTACAGGGCGGGACGATCCAGATCATCGACATCCCGGCCGCCCCGGGTTTCGGAAATTCGACAGCCAGCCCATCGTCGGGGTTCTTCAACTCCGGCACCGGCAGCGCATCGGGCTTCGGCAACGCCGGCGCCAACAATTCGGGCTTCCGCAACCTGTCCGTCGGCAGCGGGGGCGTCTCGGGTTACCGCAATGTCGGCTCCCTGGAATCGGGCCTGTCCAATTGGGGCAATGCCATCTCGGGCGCCTACAACACCAGCACCCAAGGGCTCACAGCACCGGGCAACCTCTCCGGCTACGCCAACA
The nucleotide sequence above comes from Mycobacterium pseudokansasii. Encoded proteins:
- a CDS encoding YncE family protein; its protein translation is MLTATKQAAQRRLWAAAALLTLVTACSSNPLQTAPPTIQPAQPAVSPPVSQAPAGVVRPFSGHPQTALYDNGARRLAVLTAGADQSAPSGITVFDDAQTPPQAITLPGPATALTCDGHGIAYLATRGGYFVVDLSAGRITQVSVADAAGTEFTAIARRADGKLVLGSADGAVYILASDVSTGVAAVANRIKIFARVDSLVTQGNTAVVLDRGQTSVTTVGADGRARQALRAGEGATTLAADPLGRVLVADTRGGQLLVYGVDPLILRQAYPVPQAPYGLVGSRELAWVSQTASNVVIGYDLSTGIPVEKVRYPTVQQPNSLAFDDASGTLYVVSGSGGGVQVIEHAAGIA
- a CDS encoding undecaprenyl-diphosphate phosphatase; its protein translation is MSWWQVISLAVVQGLTEFLPVSSSGHLAIMSRIFFSDDAGASFTAVTQLGTEAAVLVYFARDIVRILRAWVDGLVVKSHRNADYRLGWYVIIGTIPICILGLFFKDEIRSGVRNLWVVATAMVVFSGVIALAEYLGRQRRHVEQLNWRDAVVVGIAQTLALVPGVSRSGSTISAGLFLGLDRELAARFGFLLAIPAVFASGLFSLPDAFHPVTEGMSATGPQLLVATLIAFVVGLSAVAWFLHFLLRHNMYWFVGYRVLAGAAVLVLLATGTVAAT
- a CDS encoding quinone-dependent dihydroorotate dehydrogenase, which codes for MYGLVRRLLFLLPPERAHTFVFAVLRAVTAVAPARRMLSRWLGPTDPVLASTVFGVRFPGPLGLAAGFDKDGTGLDAWGALGFGYAEVGTVTAHPQPGNPPPRMFRLPADRALLNRMGFNNHGAGALAIRLTGHRPRVPIGVNIGKSKTTPAGDAVEDYRASARLVGPLAAYLVVNVSSPNTPGLRDLQAVASLRPILAAVLAETSTPVLVKIAPDLSDSDIDDIADLAVELGLAGIVATNTTVSRDGLATPGVDELGAGGISGPPVAGRAVEVLRRLQHRVGDRLVLISVGGIETVDDAWERITAGATLLQGYTGFIYGGGLWAKHIHDGIARRLHDGGFASLADAVGSAARNAGKPPG
- a CDS encoding DUF5703 family protein, yielding MSDEYEWAPLRLPPEVTRLSASTRLSIEAEYRGWELTRVRLYTDGSRRVLLRRKKSRLEEASSDQPEP